The DNA region TTTAAAAAGATTGTTAACAGTGTAGTCGTCTAGAGCCAATTCTACCTTTTTTTGCTTTGATATTGTGGCACTTATTGGATTTTTTGCGCTTTTAACAACTATGATCGGTTTTATTCTAGAGATCCGCCTAGATAGATGGGTAAATTTTTCTGGGTTACCAAAAGATTCAAGGTAAAGTATAATTACCTCAGTGTCCATATCGTCTTCCCAAAATTGTATTAGATCATTACTCGAAACATCAATTTTATTGCCAAGGCTGACAAAGTTTTTTATACCTATTCCTATTGAATCTAAGTGTTCTACTAGATATAGACCCAGTGCTCCAGAGTGACTTGCAATGGAAAGTGTTCCCAAATGTGGTTTATTCTCCATGAAAGAGGCGTTTAGCATATATTTAGTTTTGTTGTTTATTATGCCCAAACTGTATGGGCCTATAATTCTACTACCAGCATTTTTTACTATATTTATTAATTGGCTATCAATGTTTTTGTATGTTTTTAAATCTATATTATGATAAAAACCCATAATTAAGAGACATTTTATTTTGACCTTTAATGATTTTATAATATCTAGAGCTTTTTTTGTTGACATATTAAATATTGCTAAGTCTAGATTAGAGTAATTATTTAGATCTTTTATATCCCTAACTATTTTTCCATTATAACCACTATTTGAGATGTTTTTATATATATTTGGATATTTGTTATTTGTATCTTCTAATAGCAGAATACTTAAAGGCCTAAAGAAGGGTATTAATGATGCCGCTGTTGCGTATTTTTCTCTCATTTCTTTTATCGAATTAACCCGTTCTGTCTCATAAAGTGGTAGAGTTAGATAAAGTTCGCCACTTTCCCACTTTTGACTTACTTCAAACCCACTATTTTTAAAAACGTAGATCATTTTTTTGTTTTCTGGCATAACATAAGCTATAAAACGAGTAAATCCATTAATCCATGCAATATAAGCTAATTGGGTTAATAAAATGCTACCAATACCAAGGCCTTGAAGCTTATCATCTACAAAAAAACTTACTTCTGCTGTTCCTTCTCCATCAGTTTTTATATAAGTGCCAACAGCAACAATTTGATTATTAATTTCGCAGATAAGAGAAAGACCTTTTTTTTCGTCAGTTTGCACCATATTATCAATTAGGTCGTCTCTTATTTCTTTAACGGGAATAAAAAATCTGTGATATAAGCTTTCCTTTGATGCTTTATTAAAAAGCTCTTTTAGTTGTTCTCTATCTCTTTTATTATTATTTATCTTTCTTAATTGAACGACAGAACCATCTCTTAAAAATACTTTTGTCATTTATTTTTGTTTTGATCCTTGTTTTTTATATATTTGTTTACATTATCCCTAAGTTGTCTTTTTAAAAATTTTCCCGCAGAAGTACGTGGTATTTCATCAATAAAGATATAATCATCGGGTAACCACCATTTTGCAAATTTTTCTGAGAGAAAATTATTAAGTTCTTCTTTTGTTACTTTTTCACCTTCTTTTACTACAACAAATGCCAATGGTCTTTCTTGCCAAACTTCATGAGGGTAGGCTACTACAGCTGCTTCTATTATTTTATCATGGCTCATAAGGGCATTCTCTAAATCAACTGAACTAATCCATTCACCCCCTGATTTTATAAGGTCTTTACTCCTATCAACAATTTTAACATAACCTTTATTGTCAATAACT from Deferribacterota bacterium includes:
- a CDS encoding GNAT family N-acetyltransferase, which gives rise to MTKVFLRDGSVVQLRKINNNKRDREQLKELFNKASKESLYHRFFIPVKEIRDDLIDNMVQTDEKKGLSLICEINNQIVAVGTYIKTDGEGTAEVSFFVDDKLQGLGIGSILLTQLAYIAWINGFTRFIAYVMPENKKMIYVFKNSGFEVSQKWESGELYLTLPLYETERVNSIKEMREKYATAASLIPFFRPLSILLLEDTNNKYPNIYKNISNSGYNGKIVRDIKDLNNYSNLDLAIFNMSTKKALDIIKSLKVKIKCLLIMGFYHNIDLKTYKNIDSQLINIVKNAGSRIIGPYSLGIINNKTKYMLNASFMENKPHLGTLSIASHSGALGLYLVEHLDSIGIGIKNFVSLGNKIDVSSNDLIQFWEDDMDTEVIILYLESFGNPEKFTHLSRRISRIKPIIVVKSAKNPISATISKQKKVELALDDYTVNNLFKQAGIIRVETIEELFDTVKVFYSNKIPENDNIAIISNTPEASIVLTDALNEKGLINIKDTTLLNLNEEIEEYINKINKLLNKKDIDIIILIYTPLFKNNSKELINSLTNSLSNNSKAKLIMVCMLNSKDIPELISINNTTKKIPLFSSPEKIAKSLGHVIYYSNYIKRPKGNVPDIEGFNPREVREYLNNIIQSRSNNSEILALNDKELKKFLLLMGLVDSKTIENNILAYINLFLLRDPYYGPLLGIERTWIDDSFEGLDKFTHRDKNISLIRLTPLTNIEAEDIMNSLLQGHEFEKNLKDKLKIILLKFARLPREIPEINKVMVRNAHLYVNDIKIEDIKVNIAKPKIEL